The region CTTTCTAATCCGATATGTGCTAGTGCCGCTGAGGAAAACACAGCTCCAGGCCAGCAGGAAAACCAAAGAAAACTTCTTCAGGGAAAGTTAGATGACTAAGAACACCAtccattaaaagaataatTTATCCGCCTTACCATCATTCCAATTCCAAGTTCAATCGCCAACTAATTGGAGTCTGCTTAGAAAACTTCCATCACACATGCTGGCCATTCCGCCATCTGTTCCTCACCCCATAGATCACTTTCGGAGCTCCATGTgtcatttttaagaatatataatTCTGTATTTTTTGCGGTCCTTAGTTAATCTTCACAATTCTGCTGTATTTCTTTTCAAGTTTTAACGATTGAATCTGGATTCTAGCTTTGCGGTGAAACATACACAGTATATAGTAGAAAACGAAATTAGATTAAACAGTTTTACGGGCATAGCCGCACTAGGTTTGCtcttgattttgttttgttttttttttatatttttaattgctacATTTAGCCACTAACGTTTAAGGTAGAAATGAAAACGCCTAAGCAACTAAAATACCGCGCTCGCATTCCTCTCTATACATGTACACTtgataaacttttaaaattacaagaaATACGGCCCAGGAGCCAGCTGATTAATAGTTAGGCTAAGGGCTAGGGGGTAAGCTTGATCAATTTACAGATAATCGCTTGGTTTAGTTGGTATATCGTTTTGTGTGCAGGTGCGAATACATTTCAAATCTTCAGCTAACTGCTCTCTTGGCATTTACatgatttatttatgcatATAGTATTTTAAGTGTGTTTTATTAAGATTAGCTTAGTTTTGTATCATTAGCTCACTTTGGCTTGAAGCCCAAGTGGGGTTGGTTTGTTGTTTCTGCCTAACCGCTGACCATCTTTCGAACCGAACCCACTCACCATGCTGCGAGGGTGTGGTGAATGTGTTCGATGATCTCGTGACGACCGTCGATTAGTCTACATTATCAGTAACTTGCTTAGCTCTACGTAATTAGCTTTTATTTACATTGATTATTTCAAGGGTTTCGCTTCTGCTTCGCTTCGTTTGTTTGTTGTGTGTTTGCTTATCTGTGTTTTTTGTGGGTTCGTAGAACTAAATAACTTAGACGATTGCTTAAAATACGCAATGCTGTTGTGAGTGCAAACCAATCcgtttaaaacaaattaaaattgttgcGGCTGATctgtgttgtgtgtgtgttgtgttGGGCTTAAAATTCACAAATCGTTTAAAAAGACTTAAATCACGAAAACGAAAGTTGTTTGCTTTGGGTTTTGGTCTTAGATGCGTCTGCTGCGCACGCCCTCGGCCCGGGTCTTCCACTCCGGGTCGTTGGGGTCGTCGTCCTCGAAGGGATCGTCGGCCATGTCCTCCTCCAGCGcctccggatcgcccagataGGCATCGATCGCCGCATCGTACAGATCCTGCTCGACATCCGGCGTCGACGGCTCCTCATCGTCCAGCGGCGCCAGATGGTGCTTGGGATagtcgtcgtcctcctcctccagcagcATGTCCTCCTCTTCCGGCTCGGAAACTTCCGTTTCTTTCCCAACTGCTCCTTTTGCTCCGGTTATATTTGCCGTTGCAGGATGACCATTGAGCCGGCCATTCAACTGGCCATTCAGCTTAACCTTGGTCTTGCTGCTGCGGCGACTACTGCTGCCTCCGGCGGAGGTGGGAGCTTCGCAGTTCGAGGATATTGACTTGCTCTTGGCCCGCTTTGGACCCGACAGCGACCTGGGCGTCGCATACGTCTCGGCCAGCAATCGCTGGTAGACCTCCTCGGAGAGCGGAAAGTGCAGGGGCTCAAAGGGCGATGGCATCAGCGCATAGGGCTATTTAAAAGAGAAAGTTTTAGTTGGACATTAGACTATAAAAACCAATCCCAAACTTACCTCCCGCAGATCGGGCGTAGTGCTGCGCCGTTCCACCTGATCCTTGAGCTTGCTGGACGTAGTCCGACGACGGGCCTGGCGCGCCTGTCCGCCCGCCAGCAGCTCGCCGCTGTCGTTGAACCCGTCCAGTGGATGGGCCAGCGGCGAGGGAATGCTTTCGTTGTCGTGCCCAATTCCGCCCAAGTGCGGAGCTGGCGAGGCGGGATCCGGTGTATTGGCGCCACTCGATTCGGCGCGACTGTCGACGCGTCGATTCGCCCGTGATCGAGTGCTCCAGGGAAACTTGAGGAAGGTCTCGAAGCGGCGGCGCTCCTCGATGAGAGCGCGCTGGTGCCGTAAGATGAACGCATCATCCGAAAGGTCTTCCTTGCcatgctcctcctcctcaatCTCGTGCGTCTCCGGATGCAGCTCCGCCAACTGCCCATTGGCCTTGGACTTGGTGACCTCTCCGGATGCCGTTTCCAGCTTGGGTCGCTTGGGCAGTGGTTGCTCTGTGGCTGGCTGAGCAATCTCCTCCTGCTTCTCGGCAGTTTTATCatttggattttttgccaaattaCCATTGAGCTTGGGCTTGACCACCTTCTCCTTCAGCTCCTCTGCCTTTTTCTGCATTTCGTGATCCTCTGCAGCCTTGGCCTCCTCCTTTTTGGCATTGCCATTTACCAGcccattcttattattattgttgtttgtattgttgttgttattgtgcTTGACTGCTTGCTTCTCCTTCAAACCATAGACCTTTGGTGGTGGCTGCACGACCGACTGTTGTTGTGATTGCTCATGTTTTTCCGATGGCGGCTGGGGTTTGGGTGGCTCCTCTGACGTTGATGCGGCTACACTGCCATTGCTCAGTTTGCCGTCCGCTGACTCATCCGACGAATGCTTTCTCTTATCATTATCACTGTCTACAATGCGCCACCTGGGAGTAAAGATAGGGGGTGTTTAGAATATACTAGAGATGTGTAATACTGAATCTTGGATTCCAATTACATATCATTAACATGGAATACTTACTTGGGTATGGGTATCTCCTTGTAGGGAAGAATCTCCATTTTCGACTGGGCTAGCATACTGTAGGGTATAACGATGTTGTTGATGTCATAGATGGGACGAACGCGACGCTCCGAGGTTCTGTAAGggaaaataaagaataaaatttaataatataataataataatgagaTCCTTATTTCGGAACCCTTGTAAGAAGAATGATTTCCGTTGAACAAATCAATGTCAGGAGGATTTCAGACCAGTAACATCCATATAATCAAAACTGATTCGTGCATTCTTGAGATCTTTCCACCATTTTCGCTATTTACCTCTCATTTCGATGGCTGTGGGTGGGCGAGGAGTTGCGACGACTCCTGCTCTGGTCCCCCCACTGATCCCCGTAGCCATTGAGATGAtggttgttgatgttgctgccgtgttgatgctgctgctgctgtgtggaattgctgctgctgctgtttgtgGACTTGCGTGACTTCTTAGCGCCGCTGGCTGCCGAGATCGAGGTTGAGGAGGGACTGTGGTGGCGTTGTCGTTGGCGTTGGCGAGAGTCTGGCCACTGCGAGCTGGAATTGCTCGCTCCAGTTgggtgttgttgctgctgttgtggtGCTTGCCTCTTGCCCTTggccgctgctgctggtgttgcaaTAAATCCGTGATTTGAATGCGGAACAGGGACGAAACGGAGACAAGAACGGaatggcaaataaaacaattggTGGTGGAGTTTGTCGTAGTTGTTGttggaggtggtggtggtggtatTGTGGAATTTCGTGTTTTGGTTGATCGAtgcaaagaaaaagaagaagaagagatGCAAAagattgttgttgttttatgTTAATAACAATTATCGAATTTCGTCATGTTTACAATAATTTACTGTTGGCCACAAGTGGCGTTGTAGTAGGCGTAGTAGAAGAAGAAGTAGTAGCAGTACCAGTACCGTTTCCGCTCTCCCCTCCCCCGACGCCACTGCTTCCGGTTCCGCTTCCGcatgctcctcctcctgcagcagcagctttaGTTCCGCTGCCAGCCTCCTTATTTGAGTTGTTGTTGCGCTCCTTGCGTCGTATATAACGCCGCTTGACCGCATCGCCCGATCGCCGGCTGCCCGCCGGTCCGCCAATGCCGCCGGAGGCCAGCGTCTCGCGCTCCGCCTTCCACATGGCCTTGACAATGGCCTTGGCCTGGCAGCGCATGACTCGGTACTGCCAGTCCGGCTGGCGGGCAATGGCCTCCAGGTGCACTGACTGGCTGACATCTGGGAGAAGGAAAGAAAATAGGATTGATTAGCcattattcaaattaattaattcctacTCCAGTTTTCACTTTGCCAAGAATTCCTTTTGTTACAGTGACCTTTCTCTAGCTTTCTTAATCAGAGAATTagttgaatattttaattgccactaaaatattaaaaaaaattatattttctttagttGTCCAATAGGTTATGTTTCGGAaatgaatatattttgaacTATAAAGTGAGAtcaaattcttaaaagtgACTTATATAAGTAATTATAGCGCAAATTGCAAAAATATCGATCACAAATAACAAGAAATCTGCAAGGTGAAAACCAGTGGAAACTCCCACTCACCACTGGCGAAACTGAGCACTGGATGGTAGCCAGCATCGAGCAGCGCCACCCGGTTGGCCGGCATCATCGTCTCGACCAGATCCCGGGGCGCTGTGGGATCCGCGCGACCTGTGCACAGGGTGCATGGCACCTGCGGCCACTGGCAGCCACACTTGATGTTGCTGGGCCGCGCGGCCTTCTTGGAAATCGTGTGCATGTTCGTGGTCTGGAAGAGCTTGCGCTTGTGGAACTGGGACAGCACCAATGGCCGGGCCCGACTGCACAGATAGTCGCCGGAGGGCTCCTCCCTGATGCCATTTGCAGGCGGTGGCAGCGGAGGCGATGTCCTGGCCGTGGCCTCCAGCTGCACCTCGCCCTTGGACTGGGTCAGCTCCGAGAAGAGGTCGCTGTGCTGCCGGATCTTCATCTCCAGGTCGGTCAGCTGGGAGCAGAGCCACGACCAGCGCAGGGCTATGGCTGCCCGATCTTTCGAGTACCGCCAAACAGCGCGCCGAGTGCTGGAAGATATCAAAATGAATATGGATTATAAGCAAggatataaaaacattaatataCGTAGTAGAATTTCGGTATCCATAATTAtatcattatttaaaaacattgtgcaaatatttatgaattattatttggtacccaaaaaacattaaaaaagtaaaataactattttaaacCCCATAAAATGTTGTCATCTACTCAGGGCTACCAAAAAGCATATTTAAAAAGGctgtcaaaaataaatacttataaaTCTTTCTGTGGAAAGAACTGCTAAACATAAAAAGCCCCAGTTCGGAACCactaatttttcaaaaagtgaCAGAAAAGGAGGGCTTCCAAGCTCAAAAGAATAGTAttacaaacaaatataaaCAGTTGTATAGTTCAATTCCCTAGAGCATCTACAATATCATATGGAATATAGTAAAGTTAGATTGGAACTCGGCGCTTACATGGATAGCGACAGTTGCTGGGTGTTGTTGTAGGTGACCATCTCGTCGGCAGATTCGCCCCCGGAACTCGACTCCGTGGCGTCCGAATCGATAGCGTTCTGCACCTCTCGAAGTTCCGTGTGCAGCAGACCGGCCACGTGGGTGAGTTCACTGGTCACATAGGTGTCGTAGTTGGGCACGATGTCGTCCGCCCGCGGCGTATTCGAATCCTTTGCGTCGGATCCCGTCGTGCCCGGCGCCAGTCCAGATGAGGCCAACGTTGacgttgttgttgatgttgcggCTCCCGTTGACATGGCAGGTTCCAATTGATTCTTTCGCGGACGCTTGGCCGGCAGCGTTGAGCTGTTCGTGTTGTTGTACCAGCTGGAGGATGGTGCCAGGGTAGCGGAGCTTCCGTTGGCCGAATGGCAGATTTGCTGATGCCGAGCCGCCGTCGAAATGTGCCGAATCACACTGCTCATCTGACTCGCGGGCAGCGGATGCTTGTTCTGCTCCTCCCAGAAGGTGGGGCCCGGACGTCCGGAGACAATCGACAGGACGGTGGCCTGCTGCTCGGACAGCGTGGCACTTCTCGCCGGAACTGGAGCCTTGTGGGAGGTGCGGGCGGACCACTCCATTATGCCGGCCACCTCCTCGCTGGTGTGGCGGCACATGGCGCGCGCCTGGAGCTTGCGCATCCTGCGCAGCAAAAACTCAATCCGGCGCGAAATcacatgctgctgctgttccaACTCGGCGTGGACATCCTGCCAgggtcgctgctgctgctcctgctttACGATCACATTGGCCTGGgaaatgctgctgctgctgccgctggccAGGATGTCACTGCAGCTGGGCTTCGCGTCCGGCAGCTCGACCACGTTTCCAGGAGCCGCTGCCGGCAAGGGCGCAGCCGGAGCTGCCTCTTCCCACACCTCGTCGAAGAACTCGCAGATGGTATCGGGATTGACATGGCCGCCGTCGAATGTCTTCAGCGCCTTGAGCACCTCCTCGATGTCCTGATCCTCCAACACAGCGCCGGCAGCTCCGTCCTTGAGAAAATTAATGGAAGTGGAGGTGCTTTGCGGCGTCATCTGTTGGGCTGGCGGCTGCTGAGGCCTGCTGGGCGTGCCCGGCGGCTCCTGCACGGGCAGCGGAGCAGGAGGCGGAGCCACAGGCTCCTCGGGCATCGCACTGGCATTGCCATCCAGCTGGCTGAGACGCTCTGAAACAGTAAGGCAAGTAGACATTGAATAGAGACATTTCATTTGGAGTAACTCCATTGACCTACCTTCTATATTATCTGTTTCTATCTTTGGCAGCTCCTCCTCTGCTGAGGCTACCGGCGGTGTATCACCTGGCAAACTGCTGCCGGAACTGGCAGAATTGGTGGCCACTGGCAGGACAACGGCAGGCGTGGCCGGCTCCTTGCCCAGAGTCACATCGGGCAGGGTTTTCCTCAGGCAAATATCGGCGGATATGGTCTCCTCAAAGTTGATGGTCAGATCCGCCAGCAGCTGGGCCGTTGAGTTGTCCTTGGGAGTGGAGCTGTTGCTGGTGGAtgtgctgctgttgttgttgttgttttctaCAGTGGAAGTGGAGGCCACCGCTGCCTCCGCCGTGGTATTGGGCGCACTGCTGCTGTGTGGAGTGGGGGCGGCACTCAGGCCCATTGGTTCATTGGAACGCCACTTCCTCTTGTTGTTGACAGCAGGCGAGGAtctctgttgctgctgctgctgcggcgtcTGTTGCTGCGGGGAAGAGGCCACTGAGGCAGCTGCCGCCGAGGAGCGGGTGACCCTCGTGGTGGCCGTGGCCGGAGTGGGCGTCGCTGGCTTCTTGGCCACTGCACCGCCGGCGGCACCTCCTCCTCCAATGCCTCCGCTCTCCAGAGAGCTGCGGGCCGAGGGCGAGGCTGTGCTGGTTAGCTTCTCCTTGGGACTTAGTGGCTCGGCTGTGAGCGCTGGGGCCATCGTTCTGATGCTGATGCGTCGGCCGGCTGTTGCGGCATTTGGTCCGCTCGACTCCTGGTGGCTTCTACTCGATGCTAGTCCTGTCGAGGATTTGGAAATAGAAACGGGCTATTATTTCGGCAAATCGTCGGGCAATTCAGCGTTTCGAAGGCAAACGACAGGCACACTGTTTGATTTACGAAATTGCGCCGACTGCTCGGCTATCGGTTGCTATATTTGAGTAGTTTTTTCTTTGGTTTTATCTCGCTTAAACTGCCCGCCTCCCCAAGAATTCAAAAAATCGGAATCGTTTTGTCTTTTCCGGCGTGTTATGTACATATGCTACATACATACATGCACACGCActcaacacacacacacacacacacatagcGACGCTCTGGCCAGCCAGAGAGCCGAGCCGAGTCAATGGGAGCGAGAGAGAGGTCAGAACGCGCGCTATTGCACACCATGATgcgcaataaaaaaaactgtatAGAACCCGcacaaacacacgcacacgccgAGATGGACAagcagacagacggacagactaCTTTACATACTGACGAAATCATTGCGGCTCATCTCGAAAATCACAGTTTTCCAAGATTTTGCCTCGGCGGCTGGCGAAAAAAGGCCCACTCTTTATGTAATTCCGTTTATTGAGTTTTTCCACCACAATTAGCCGAAGCAAAACGGAAAACTCGCGCCTttacaagcacacacacacacacgcacacatggGGCCAcataaacacacacacgcacacgtgCAACTGTGTGCTCCAATATTTTCAGTTATTTACACAATCGCATTTATTGTATTCCCACATGTCTGCATTACTTCCGATTACATTCAAATCGGTTAAATGTGCTCATGGAGAACTGTATTTGCCCGATTCCAGCCGATTTGGGTGGCGGAAAAAACGTTTTCAGCGCGAAAGTACTCACTGGTACTcactaacacacacacacgcacgcacacatgcACGACAGGCAGTCAGCACGCAAGAATTTTGTAAATTGCTTAAAAATTAAGTAGTATATTTCTTGTTCGTTATACGCACAATTCGGCCGCTCCGCAAAGAATGCCCCTCGCACAATTGGCAGGTAAACTGCGCTTACACAATGGCGTGACTCGCGCTATCGGGAATTTTACGGTACGGAATTACGGTTCTCGCTTCACGGATTTTTTCCctcatttatttttctcatTGCTTTTGCCTTTGCTTTGGGCTGCCCTGCTACGCTTTTGGCAAAACGACGTGTATCGAAGCTGTACTCGTTTCTGTGCCAGACCAAAGTGCGCTGCCGCCCAGCCGGTCGTCTCGCTCTCGCCCGTGCGCCGCCTATGGCGGTGGCTCGGCGCAGGGCCGTGTGTGCGAGCGGGACGGCCGGCTGGGACTGAGTACTTTTCGACGATGTGGCAACGCCGGGCGGCGGGTCTGCTACCAGAAAATGCAACCCTGCTTgggtttgttgtttttgtttggggaatacatatatttttggtgtggTGTGGGAATATTTAGGGGTTTTTGAAATCAATCTTCCAGCCTCTGTTGCCGCTCCTGGTAATCCGTTTTTAACGTCTTATATCAAAGGTGGTGAAGGTATAGGCTGCGATTTCCTGCGCTGGCGTGAACTCGGCCTTTGAGATCTTCGAACTGGGACTTCCCTTGGTCTGGAGCCAGTGTTTCCTGTAAATGGAGAAGGATGGAGAAATGATTTCCCTTAGTTGTTCATAGACCTTAAAAGAAGGACTTTACATTTCGTTCAGCTCCGCCAGGGGAGCCTCCAGTTGTCCCTTGACAGTTCCATCTCGGGTGTTCATGCACCAGCCCTTGACACCCAGCGTTTTGGCCGTCTGCTCCGTGTACTGCTCCAAAAGGAGGATCTTACGATTCTCAAAAGACTATTTAATCCAGCAGACACTTACCTTGCGGAAGAAGACACCTGAAATCGTTAATTAGTAGCTGTTAGATCAATCAGATCGAAAGGATAGCAGGTGCTAACATCAAAATACCTTGCACTTTGCCGAACACTTCGAAATTGCACGCGAACAGCTGCTTGGCAACTCCTGATCCTGCCATTATGTCGTTGGGATCGGATTTTGTAAGCCCCTCCGAACTATCAGCaactgaatatttaaataatgccAGTAAAAACAATGATCTGACAACCAAAAtagaattattataaaatagtGCCATAGTGACCAGGGCGCCAACAAAAAACCAGGGCTGCTCATGGAGAAATACGGAATATACCGTGACAGTAGCAGTGATGACCGTGATTTTTTAGCGAGGTCACCCACCCTTAGCTCATTTTGGAGAAGGTTATTATTAGTTAGTTATTATCAATTACTTACGTTTTAGTTAAAttactttataataaataaaaaaaagtttcgccaaattatagttatattatttgattttttaacatttttaattaccttttcattgatTGTTTTTGTTATGTGTTCATAgacttttataaaatgttcatCTAATATTGATTcactttttattaattcaattCTCTCAATTACTTATTTAATTCCAAATATTTATCGAccgttaaatatttattcagtGATTCACCAATCACAGTTAGCGGGTACACACACCACTCTCCAAGTGTTAGTCCCACCTCTAGTTGAAGCTTACCGTTGCTTTTCTCGCAGGACGCCAAAAAGTGATCGTTGCAAAAGATTAGTAAAAGCCACTAAAATAAAGTAAGTGAAGCCCTATTAAATTTAGTTGAGATGTGCCAGTAGTACCTAATTATCTGcaacttaattttaatgtcGAATTAGAACCCAAAATGGCGGGGGCAAAGAAAAGGGCTGGCTCGCAAATCGCCAGTGTGGTTCGTGCCAAATCGGCAAGAAAAAGTACAGTCGCCGACCCTGTGAGTGCTCCCATCCCCAAAGAGAAGTACGCAGATCCTAAAAAGGCTCCATTACCAAAAAAGGCCGCTCCACTTGAAAAGGAAAAGTATGGAGATGCTAAAAGACAGCAGTTGCCAGAGAAGCCAGCTCCACTTGAAAACGCTTTAAAGAAAAGGGAGCTGCAAAAGGCTTCCCGCCCTGAGACACCAGGAAAGGGAGCTCCAAAACGTCCAAACCCCGAGGTAAAACCTTTGGAAAAACCAACCATCCCCCAGAAGTCCCCAAAAAAGAAGATCAAGAAGTTGCCCAAAGCACCTGAAATCTTGTGGAAAGACATCAAGAATCTGTCTCCCGGCACCGGGGCAATACTAGATTGCTTTATGAGGCAGCACAACGATTCACTCTCAAATATAAAAAGGCGCGACTCGATTATTAGCAAGAAAATGCGCAAAATCACCATGGACGCTTTGAAGAAAAATACGGAAAATGTTAGCCTTAACAAAAAGTAAGATTAAGACCCACTAATTTGTTAAAGCTCCCGCTGTAGTGAAAATATTCCGACAGGTTGGCCAACACCCAGCTGGAACTGACCCATTTGAAGAAGGATCTTGCCGACCAGCAGGAAAAGAACACAGAATACATCAACAGATATCAGAATATCAATCAAAAGTTTACCGAGTGCGAGAAAAACTACGATAATGAGCTCGGGATCATAAGAGCGTGCGTGGAGCAGAAAAACTCCGAGCTTAAGGCCGCCCAAACGCGAATTGGAGAACAGGATCGCGAGGTAAAGTAACTCTCATCTTCTTAAATACGATCTAAatcgtttaaaatatttataatactaATATTGCAGCTAAAGAATATGCAAGAAACCAATCGCGAACTGGCTGGTGCCATGAGCAACTATAaattggaaatggaaaaggcCCAAGCGTATAGCTCTGAGACTCTGGCGCACATTTCTGAACTTACTCAGGCCTATGAGGCCCTCAAGCAGCAGTTTAATGATTTGAGTGCACAAAAGGAAGTCTGTGAGGTTTGGAGGCCATTTCAAATACATTAGAACCtatattcattttatatatacactGTTTACTCATTGCACTTTCTCCCCAGGCAAACATTGTACAACTGAGCAGCGAGTTGAACGCCAAAATGGTTACCTGCGCCGAACTTGAGGATCGTATTGAGCAGTTTCCAATAGAAGCCAATAAGGCTTTGTCGAAACTGCAAAATGAGTTGGAAGCCCACAAATTGCGCTGCCAGGAGCAGCAACGTTTAACCGATCAAGCCGAAAAGGAGCTTGAACTATCTCGAAACGAGATAAACACTTTGAAAACTCGTATGGAGGAAAGGGAAAGAGTCCACATCTCGCTTAATGGTGAACACCAAAAAATGACTGCCAGAATGGTCGAGCTCGTTGATATCAACGAACATTTCTCCAAGGAACTGGCTGACACTAAGTTAAACCACTCTCAAGATATGGAAGAACAAGCTACAAAGCACGAGGTGTGTCACCAAAATGTTAAAAGTATATTCTTCCTTATTCTAATcttctaatttttttgtcaGCTGGCTCTTCGTAAGCTTAAAGGTCAATTGGCCAAGGCGTCTCTTGATTTTACAAACCTAAGGAACAGCAGTGAGGCGTtgcaaaaggaaaaactgTTGCAGGTCTCCCAACTGCAAGGAAAGATTAGTGAATTGGAGTTGCGCCGCAATAATCAGGAGGAGGTTATATCTGGCTTGGCCAATGAACTTGAAGTCAAAACTCACAGCTTTGAGAATGATCTGAAGGCACAGCAGGAACAGCTTTCCAATCAAATGCAGGCCATGAAATCTGAATTCGAAACCGAATCTCAGCGAGCTGCAGCGAAAAATGAGAGACTCACTGCTGCACTCCAGCAAAAGGATGAAATGTTAAAGGCTCAGCAAGACGAGATGCAAAAACTTCTGTCTGAACAAGACAAGCTAAAGGAGACTGTTGCCGATCTTGAGGctaaaaatgagaaaatgacCAATGAATTTTCCGCTTCTAAGATTAAATTAAGTCAAGAGCTTAAGACCCAGAAAGATATCTTAATGGTGGGTATCAAAAAGTGAGAAATAATTTCATGTTGAAATGTAATGTTCAATTTTTCATCTACAGAAAAAGGTTTCCGGCTTGGAGcttgaaattcaaaataaagaaGCCAAAATGCTTGATTTGGAACAGAAGAAGAATGTAAGTATATTAtggttattattttcattaaagCAATCACTTAACTATTGAATATTTCCAACAGAATGAAATGGCCGTACTTCAGTTCAAAATGAACCGAATCAACAGTTTAATTGACCAACCAGTGACCACAATCTCTAAACTTCCAGAACCCAAGGGAGTGTCCAACACTCAGGGCACTCAGAATAAGGTGCAAAAAGGAAGCACTCCGAGTAGGGGGCAAAAGGAAGAATCCGATGGTTTGTCAAGCTCTTCTTCGAAGAAGAGAACTATTTTTCGACATCGATTAACTACCATAGGGTTTTCGTCAGACTTTGAGAGTGAAGACGATCAGCCCGTAAGTAATCATAAATAATCGTAGTCAAGATAATAATACTAACAATATTCTATTGTTACAGATTGTAAAGGAAAACTTCAGTGGAAAACGGGCCAAATTGGCTGCAGTTGTGAAACCACAGAAAGAACCTGATTTGTTTGACATGGTGAAGAGGTCAAACTAGTTAGGATTTTGTTTACTACGTTTTTGAAATCATCTAACTTTTAATTTCCAGAGAATTCCACTGATGAATACTGAGCTCAGAAATtaattcagaatttttaatttaatttaaatctatttcTTTGAAAACTTGTAGCTGcaagttattttttaagaacatGGATTCTTTAGTTTCATTTAACtttatttgtaatttgttGAATCAATGATCTCATAAAAATCATCTAAAATCATATCCTGTGGTAATGGATTaacaaaaaaacgaaaacaataaatttctttagtgaaaaaaaacagatttataTCGATTAGCATACATGATTTCCTTGCTTTAAGGACACTAAACACTCATTAGAT is a window of Drosophila biarmipes strain raj3 chromosome 3R, RU_DBia_V1.1, whole genome shotgun sequence DNA encoding:
- the LOC108026222 gene encoding uncharacterized protein LOC108026222 isoform X3; this translates as MAPALTAEPLSPKEKLTSTASPSARSSLESGGIGGGGAAGGAVAKKPATPTPATATTRVTRSSAAAASVASSPQQQTPQQQQQQRSSPAVNNKRKWRSNEPMGLSAAPTPHSSSAPNTTAEAAVASTSTVENNNNNSSTSTSNSSTPKDNSTAQLLADLTINFEETISADICLRKTLPDVTLGKEPATPAVVLPVATNSASSGSSLPGDTPPVASAEEELPKIETDNIEERLSQLDGNASAMPEEPVAPPPAPLPVQEPPGTPSRPQQPPAQQMTPQSTSTSINFLKDGAAGAVLEDQDIEEVLKALKTFDGGHVNPDTICEFFDEVWEEAAPAAPLPAAAPGNVVELPDAKPSCSDILASGSSSSISQANVIVKQEQQQRPWQDVHAELEQQQHVISRRIEFLLRRMRKLQARAMCRHTSEEVAGIMEWSARTSHKAPVPARSATLSEQQATVLSIVSGRPGPTFWEEQNKHPLPASQMSSVIRHISTAARHQQICHSANGSSATLAPSSSWYNNTNSSTLPAKRPRKNQLEPAMSTGAATSTTTSTLASSGLAPGTTGSDAKDSNTPRADDIVPNYDTYVTSELTHVAGLLHTELREVQNAIDSDATESSSGGESADEMVTYNNTQQLSLSITRRAVWRYSKDRAAIALRWSWLCSQLTDLEMKIRQHSDLFSELTQSKGEVQLEATARTSPPLPPPANGIREEPSGDYLCSRARPLVLSQFHKRKLFQTTNMHTISKKAARPSNIKCGCQWPQVPCTLCTGRADPTAPRDLVETMMPANRVALLDAGYHPVLSFASDVSQSVHLEAIARQPDWQYRVMRCQAKAIVKAMWKAERETLASGGIGGPAGSRRSGDAVKRRYIRRKERNNNSNKEAGSGTKAAAAGGGACGSGTGSSGVGGGESGNGTAAAAKGKRQAPQQQQQHPTGASNSSSQWPDSRQRQRQRHHSPSSTSISAASGAKKSRKSTNSSSSNSTQQQQHQHGSNINNHHLNGYGDQWGDQSRSRRNSSPTHSHRNERTSERRVRPIYDINNIVIPYSMLAQSKMEILPYKEIPIPKWRIVDSDNDKRKHSSDESADGKLSNGSVAASTSEEPPKPQPPSEKHEQSQQQSVVQPPPKVYGLKEKQAVKHNNNNNTNNNNNKNGLVNGNAKKEEAKAAEDHEMQKKAEELKEKVVKPKLNGNLAKNPNDKTAEKQEEIAQPATEQPLPKRPKLETASGEVTKSKANGQLAELHPETHEIEEEEHGKEDLSDDAFILRHQRALIEERRRFETFLKFPWSTRSRANRRVDSRAESSGANTPDPASPAPHLGGIGHDNESIPSPLAHPLDGFNDSGELLAGGQARQARRRTTSSKLKDQVERRSTTPDLREPYALMPSPFEPLHFPLSEEVYQRLLAETYATPRSLSGPKRAKSKSISSNCEAPTSAGGSSSRRSSKTKVKLNGQLNGRLNGHPATANITGAKGAVGKETEVSEPEEEDMLLEEEDDDYPKHHLAPLDDEEPSTPDVEQDLYDAAIDAYLGDPEALEEDMADDPFEDDDPNDPEWKTRAEGVRSRRI